One stretch of Macaca nemestrina isolate mMacNem1 chromosome 17, mMacNem.hap1, whole genome shotgun sequence DNA includes these proteins:
- the LOC105468956 gene encoding disintegrin and metalloproteinase domain-containing protein 11 isoform X5, whose product MQGTRLPVCCACPVGSSKPAEAEKEKVRRGHPTVHSETKYVELIVINDHQLFEQMRQSVVLTSNFAKSVVNLADVIYKEQLNTRIVLVAMETWADGDKIQVQDDLLETLARLMVYRREGLPEPSDATHLFSGRTFQSTSSGAAYVGGICSLSRGGGVNEYGNMGAMAVTLAQTLGQNLGMMWNKHRSSAGDCKCPDIWLGCIMEDTGFYLPRKFSRCSIDEYNQFLQEGGGSCLFNKPLKLLDPPECGNGFVEAGEECDCGSVQECSRAGGNCCKKCTLTHDAMCSDGLCCRRCKYEPRGVSCREAVNECDIAETCTGDSSQCPPNLHKLDGYYCDHEQGRCYGGRCKTRDRQCQALWGHAAADRFCYEKLNVEGTERGSCGRKGSGWVQCSKQDVLCGFLLCVNVSGAPRLGDLVGDISSVTFYHQGKELDCRGGHVQLADGSDLSYVEDGTACGPNMLCLDHRCLPASAFNFSTCPGSGERRICSHHGVCSNEGKCICQPDWTGKDCSIHNPLPTSPPTGETERYKGPSGTNIIIGSIAGAVLVAAIVLGGTGWGFKNIRRGRSGGA is encoded by the exons ATGCAGGGAACTAG gCTGCCTGTTTGCTGTGCCTGCCCAGTCGGCTCCTCCAAACCGGCCGAGGCTGAGAAGGAAAAG GTCCGCCGGGGCCACCCTACCGTGCACAGTGAGACCAAGTACGTGGAGCTAATTGTGATCAACGACCACCAGCTG TTCGAGCAGATGCGACAGTCAGTGGTCCTCACCAGCAACTTTGCCAAGTCTGTGGTGAACCTGGCTGACGTG ATATACAAGGAGCAGCTCAACACTCGCATCGTCCTGGTTGCCATGGAAACATGGGCAGATGGGGACAAGATCCAGGTGCAGGATGACCTCCTGGAGACCCTGGCCCGGCTCATGGTCTACCGACGGGAGGGTCTGCCTGAGCCTAGCGATGCCACCCACCTCTTCTC GGGCAGGACTTTCCAGAGCACCAGCAGCGGGGCAGCCTACGTGGGGGGCATCTGCTCCCTGTCCCGGGGCGGGGGTGTGAACGAG TACGGCAACATGGGGGCAATGGCCGTGACCCTTGCCCAGACGCTGGGGCAGAACCTGGGCATGATGTGGAACAAACACCGGAGCTCGGCAG GGGACTGCAAGTGTCCGGACATCTGGCTGGGCTGTATCATGGAGGACACTGG GTTCTACCTGCCCCGCAAGTTCTCGCGCTGCAGCATCGACGAGTACAACCAGTTTCTGCAAGAGGGTGGTGGGAGCTGCCTCTTCAACAAGCCCCTCAAG CTCCTGGACCCTCCAGAGTGCGGGAACGGCTTTGTGGAGGCAGGGGAGGAGTGCGACTGCGGCTCGGTGCAG GAGTGCAGCCGCGCAGGTGGCAACTGCTGCAAGAAATGCACCCTGACTCACGACGCCATGTGCAGCGACGGACTCTGCTGTCGGCGCTGCAAG TACGAGCCACGGGGTGTGTCCTGCCGAGAGGCTGTGAACGAGTGCGACATCGCGGAGACCTGCACCGGGGACTCGAGCCAG TGCCCCCCTAACCTGCACAAGTTAGACGGTTACTACTGTGACCATGAGCAG GGCCGCTGCTACGGAGGTCGCTGCAAAACCCGGGACCGTCAGTGCCAGGCTCTTTGGGGCCATG CGGCTGCTGATCGCTTCTGCTATGAGAAGCTGAACGTGGAGGGGACGGAGCGTGGGAGCTGTGGGCGCAAAGGATCGGGCTGGGTCCAGTGCAGTAAGCA GGATGTGCTGTGTGGCTTCCTCCTCTGCGTCAACGTCTCTGGAGCTCCTCGGCTAGGGGACCTGGTAGGAGACATCAGTAGTGTCACCTTCTACCACCAGGGCAAGGAGCTGGACTGCAG GGGAGGCCACGTGCAGCTGGCGGACGGCTCTGACCTGAGTTACGTGGAGGATGGCACAGCCTGCGGGCCCAACATGCTGTGCCTGGACCATCGCTGCCTGCCAGCCTCTGCCTTCAACTTCAGCACCTGCCCCGGCAGTGGGGAGCGCCGGATTTGCTCCCACCACGGG GTCTGCAGCAATGAAGGGAAGTGCATCTGTCAGCCAGACTGGACAGGCAAAGACTGCAGTATCCACAACCCCCTGCCCACGTCCCCACCcacgggggagacagagagatATAAAG GTCCCAGCGGCACCAACATCATCATTGGCTCCATCGCCGGGGCTGTCCTGGTTGCAGCCATCGTCCTGGGTGGCACGGGCTGGGGATTTAA AAACATCCGCCGAGGAAG GTCTGGAGGGGCCTAA
- the LOC105468956 gene encoding disintegrin and metalloproteinase domain-containing protein 11 isoform X4 produces MQGTRLPVCCACPVGSSKPAEAEKEKVRRGHPTVHSETKYVELIVINDHQLFEQMRQSVVLTSNFAKSVVNLADVIYKEQLNTRIVLVAMETWADGDKIQVQDDLLETLARLMVYRREGLPEPSDATHLFSGRTFQSTSSGAAYVGGICSLSRGGGVNEYGNMGAMAVTLAQTLGQNLGMMWNKHRSSAGDCKCPDIWLGCIMEDTGFYLPRKFSRCSIDEYNQFLQEGGGSCLFNKPLKLLDPPECGNGFVEAGEECDCGSVQECSRAGGNCCKKCTLTHDAMCSDGLCCRRCKYEPRGVSCREAVNECDIAETCTGDSSQCPPNLHKLDGYYCDHEQGRCYGGRCKTRDRQCQALWGHAAADRFCYEKLNVEGTERGSCGRKGSGWVQCSKQDVLCGFLLCVNVSGAPRLGDLVGDISSVTFYHQGKELDCRGGHVQLADGSDLSYVEDGTACGPNMLCLDHRCLPASAFNFSTCPGSGERRICSHHGVCSNEGKCICQPDWTGKDCSIHNPLPTSPPTGETERYKGPSGTNIIIGSIAGAVLVAAIVLGGTGWGFKNIRRGRYDPTQQGAV; encoded by the exons ATGCAGGGAACTAG gCTGCCTGTTTGCTGTGCCTGCCCAGTCGGCTCCTCCAAACCGGCCGAGGCTGAGAAGGAAAAG GTCCGCCGGGGCCACCCTACCGTGCACAGTGAGACCAAGTACGTGGAGCTAATTGTGATCAACGACCACCAGCTG TTCGAGCAGATGCGACAGTCAGTGGTCCTCACCAGCAACTTTGCCAAGTCTGTGGTGAACCTGGCTGACGTG ATATACAAGGAGCAGCTCAACACTCGCATCGTCCTGGTTGCCATGGAAACATGGGCAGATGGGGACAAGATCCAGGTGCAGGATGACCTCCTGGAGACCCTGGCCCGGCTCATGGTCTACCGACGGGAGGGTCTGCCTGAGCCTAGCGATGCCACCCACCTCTTCTC GGGCAGGACTTTCCAGAGCACCAGCAGCGGGGCAGCCTACGTGGGGGGCATCTGCTCCCTGTCCCGGGGCGGGGGTGTGAACGAG TACGGCAACATGGGGGCAATGGCCGTGACCCTTGCCCAGACGCTGGGGCAGAACCTGGGCATGATGTGGAACAAACACCGGAGCTCGGCAG GGGACTGCAAGTGTCCGGACATCTGGCTGGGCTGTATCATGGAGGACACTGG GTTCTACCTGCCCCGCAAGTTCTCGCGCTGCAGCATCGACGAGTACAACCAGTTTCTGCAAGAGGGTGGTGGGAGCTGCCTCTTCAACAAGCCCCTCAAG CTCCTGGACCCTCCAGAGTGCGGGAACGGCTTTGTGGAGGCAGGGGAGGAGTGCGACTGCGGCTCGGTGCAG GAGTGCAGCCGCGCAGGTGGCAACTGCTGCAAGAAATGCACCCTGACTCACGACGCCATGTGCAGCGACGGACTCTGCTGTCGGCGCTGCAAG TACGAGCCACGGGGTGTGTCCTGCCGAGAGGCTGTGAACGAGTGCGACATCGCGGAGACCTGCACCGGGGACTCGAGCCAG TGCCCCCCTAACCTGCACAAGTTAGACGGTTACTACTGTGACCATGAGCAG GGCCGCTGCTACGGAGGTCGCTGCAAAACCCGGGACCGTCAGTGCCAGGCTCTTTGGGGCCATG CGGCTGCTGATCGCTTCTGCTATGAGAAGCTGAACGTGGAGGGGACGGAGCGTGGGAGCTGTGGGCGCAAAGGATCGGGCTGGGTCCAGTGCAGTAAGCA GGATGTGCTGTGTGGCTTCCTCCTCTGCGTCAACGTCTCTGGAGCTCCTCGGCTAGGGGACCTGGTAGGAGACATCAGTAGTGTCACCTTCTACCACCAGGGCAAGGAGCTGGACTGCAG GGGAGGCCACGTGCAGCTGGCGGACGGCTCTGACCTGAGTTACGTGGAGGATGGCACAGCCTGCGGGCCCAACATGCTGTGCCTGGACCATCGCTGCCTGCCAGCCTCTGCCTTCAACTTCAGCACCTGCCCCGGCAGTGGGGAGCGCCGGATTTGCTCCCACCACGGG GTCTGCAGCAATGAAGGGAAGTGCATCTGTCAGCCAGACTGGACAGGCAAAGACTGCAGTATCCACAACCCCCTGCCCACGTCCCCACCcacgggggagacagagagatATAAAG GTCCCAGCGGCACCAACATCATCATTGGCTCCATCGCCGGGGCTGTCCTGGTTGCAGCCATCGTCCTGGGTGGCACGGGCTGGGGATTTAA AAACATCCGCCGAGGAAGGTACGACCCGACCCAGCAGGGGGCAGTGTGA